In Uranotaenia lowii strain MFRU-FL chromosome 2, ASM2978415v1, whole genome shotgun sequence, one genomic interval encodes:
- the LOC129749831 gene encoding uncharacterized protein LOC129749831 isoform X2, producing the protein MSPHLPEVRNLKELLEPVLEPGNKVIGFSSKSLTAPGDNYGSTMLALTVDIVSETDEPKQIHVVAKMRPTSEEFLDIFQIHITFAMEAALYTEIVPVLVGLQRELGCPENRTIDVFSRCYNARVSLDPESSKVDADGVILFENLKTAGFVTGNRRKGFPRDTADFVLKKLSLFHALPVVLRYRKPDVFENRVNKYLVQIDIDAGLGGETIAQMIEVLRVDLGKAGIEEPQAGRIMELVKSCRHRQANLVADELNEYTSMLHNDLWVNNMMIKYDSKNRPSELKFVDFQLIQLNSLVRDVLFFIFTSVTESDFEEHVDTYLRNYFDYFRQQLAELQCPCLEKYTFVGFLEEVNRIAPREFYHIVSMLRVVLARKESIPEQSDLDAQVFCNDNLVEKDYFDRLAMVVQIYDRKGWIGA; encoded by the exons ATGTCGCCGCATCTTCCGGAAGTAAGAAACTTGAAGGAACTGCTGGAGCCGGTATTGGAACCGGGCAATAAAGTGATAGGTTTCTCGTCGAAATCACTGACGGCTCCCGGGGACAACTATGGCAGCACAATGCTTGCCCTGACAGTGGATATAGTTAGCGAAACGGATGAG CCCAAACAGATCCATGTGGTAGCGAAAATGCGCCCCACCAGTGAGGAGTTTTTGGACATATTTCAAATTCACATCACCTTTGCGATGGAAGCGGCCCTCTATACGGAAATCGTTCCGGTTTTGGTTGGTCTGCAGCGAGAACTGGGATGTCCGGAGAACAGGACGATAGATGTGTTTTCTCGCTGCTACAATGCCCGGGTATCGCTGGATCCGGAGAGCTCCAAGGTGGACGCCGATGGGGTCATCCTGTTCGAGAACCTAAAGACAGCCGGCTTCGTGACCGGTAATCGCCGGAAAGGGTTCCCCCGGGACACGGCCGATTTTGTCTTGAAG AAATTGTCTCTCTTCCACGCTCTGCCAGTGGTTCTGCGCTACCGGAAGCCGGATGTGTTCGAGAATCGTGTTAACAAATACCTGGTACAAATCGACATAGATGCCGGACTGGGTGGGGAAACCATTGCCCAAATGATTGAGGTACTGCGGGTGGATTTGGGCAAGGCTGGAATCGAAGAGCCACAAGCCGGTAGAATTATGGAGCTGGTCAAGAGCTGCCGTCATCGGCAGGCGAATCTTGTAGCTGATGAGCTGAACGAGTACACCTCGATGCTGCACAATGATTTGTGGGTGAACAACATGATGATAAAATATG ATTCCAAAAATCGGCCATCGGAGCTGAAGTTCGTGGATTTCCAGCTGATCCAGTTAAATTCGCTTGTTCgggatgttttgtttttcatattcaCCAGCGTTACGGAGTCTGATTTCGAAGAACATGTTGATACCTATCTGAGGAATTATTTCGATTATTTCCGACAACAGTTGGCTGAATTGCAGTGCCCGTGTTTGGAAAAATATACATTTGTAGG CTTTCTAGAAGAAGTGAATCGCATCGCTCCCCGAGAGTTCTACCATATCGTCAGCATGCTGAGGGTGGTCCTGGCGCGGAAGGAATCAATTCCGGAACAAAGTGATCTCGATGCCCAGGTCTTCTGCAATGACAATCTGGTGGAGAAGGACTATTTCGACCGGCTAGCGATGGTGGTGCAAATTTACGACCGAAAGGGATGGATAGGAGCTTAA
- the LOC129749831 gene encoding uncharacterized protein LOC129749831 isoform X1, with amino-acid sequence MSPHLPEVRNLKELLEPVLEPGNKVIGFSSKSLTAPGDNYGSTMLALTVDIVSETDESSKQRRRWVRSCPIFCCRKCINMKQWNIAPKQIHVVAKMRPTSEEFLDIFQIHITFAMEAALYTEIVPVLVGLQRELGCPENRTIDVFSRCYNARVSLDPESSKVDADGVILFENLKTAGFVTGNRRKGFPRDTADFVLKKLSLFHALPVVLRYRKPDVFENRVNKYLVQIDIDAGLGGETIAQMIEVLRVDLGKAGIEEPQAGRIMELVKSCRHRQANLVADELNEYTSMLHNDLWVNNMMIKYDSKNRPSELKFVDFQLIQLNSLVRDVLFFIFTSVTESDFEEHVDTYLRNYFDYFRQQLAELQCPCLEKYTFVGFLEEVNRIAPREFYHIVSMLRVVLARKESIPEQSDLDAQVFCNDNLVEKDYFDRLAMVVQIYDRKGWIGA; translated from the exons ATGTCGCCGCATCTTCCGGAAGTAAGAAACTTGAAGGAACTGCTGGAGCCGGTATTGGAACCGGGCAATAAAGTGATAGGTTTCTCGTCGAAATCACTGACGGCTCCCGGGGACAACTATGGCAGCACAATGCTTGCCCTGACAGTGGATATAGTTAGCGAAACGGATGAG TCATCAAAACAGCGCCGGAGATGGGTCCGGAGTTGCCCGATATTTTGCTGTAGAAAATGCATTAATATGAAGCAATGGAATATTGCG CCCAAACAGATCCATGTGGTAGCGAAAATGCGCCCCACCAGTGAGGAGTTTTTGGACATATTTCAAATTCACATCACCTTTGCGATGGAAGCGGCCCTCTATACGGAAATCGTTCCGGTTTTGGTTGGTCTGCAGCGAGAACTGGGATGTCCGGAGAACAGGACGATAGATGTGTTTTCTCGCTGCTACAATGCCCGGGTATCGCTGGATCCGGAGAGCTCCAAGGTGGACGCCGATGGGGTCATCCTGTTCGAGAACCTAAAGACAGCCGGCTTCGTGACCGGTAATCGCCGGAAAGGGTTCCCCCGGGACACGGCCGATTTTGTCTTGAAG AAATTGTCTCTCTTCCACGCTCTGCCAGTGGTTCTGCGCTACCGGAAGCCGGATGTGTTCGAGAATCGTGTTAACAAATACCTGGTACAAATCGACATAGATGCCGGACTGGGTGGGGAAACCATTGCCCAAATGATTGAGGTACTGCGGGTGGATTTGGGCAAGGCTGGAATCGAAGAGCCACAAGCCGGTAGAATTATGGAGCTGGTCAAGAGCTGCCGTCATCGGCAGGCGAATCTTGTAGCTGATGAGCTGAACGAGTACACCTCGATGCTGCACAATGATTTGTGGGTGAACAACATGATGATAAAATATG ATTCCAAAAATCGGCCATCGGAGCTGAAGTTCGTGGATTTCCAGCTGATCCAGTTAAATTCGCTTGTTCgggatgttttgtttttcatattcaCCAGCGTTACGGAGTCTGATTTCGAAGAACATGTTGATACCTATCTGAGGAATTATTTCGATTATTTCCGACAACAGTTGGCTGAATTGCAGTGCCCGTGTTTGGAAAAATATACATTTGTAGG CTTTCTAGAAGAAGTGAATCGCATCGCTCCCCGAGAGTTCTACCATATCGTCAGCATGCTGAGGGTGGTCCTGGCGCGGAAGGAATCAATTCCGGAACAAAGTGATCTCGATGCCCAGGTCTTCTGCAATGACAATCTGGTGGAGAAGGACTATTTCGACCGGCTAGCGATGGTGGTGCAAATTTACGACCGAAAGGGATGGATAGGAGCTTAA
- the LOC129749836 gene encoding 40S ribosomal protein S21-like — protein sequence MENDVGEFVDLYCPRKCSSSNRIIHAKDHASIQINIVDVNPQTGRMLETSKVYAICGEIRRMGESDDCIVRLAKKDGLLTKNY from the coding sequence ATGGAGAACGACGTCGGAGAATTCGTTGATCTGTACTGCCCTAGGAAGTGCTCCTCGAGCAACCGCATCATCCACGCCAAGGATCATGCCTCCATCCAGATCAACATCGTCGACGTGAACCCCCAGACTGGCCGCATGCTGGAAACCTCCAAGGTGTACGCCATCTGCGGTGAAATTCGCCGTATGGGTGAATCCGACGATTGCATCGTCCGACTGGCCAAGAAGGATGGTCTGCTTACCAAGAACTACTAA